The proteins below come from a single Argentina anserina chromosome 1, drPotAnse1.1, whole genome shotgun sequence genomic window:
- the LOC126801730 gene encoding uncharacterized protein LOC126801730 — MEGIADGMVGSVVGSGGSVVGKGVVGKDGFGNDGIDGNGGNVAFGRVGAVGSEGRGFEGRGGSVPLGSVGSELAGNGVSGLGNGVDGNGGKVAFGRGVVGSVGKGFDGNGGNVALGSAGTEGNGGRVALGSVGAEGSGGNVVLGREGIAGTTGNAAGGAAGVSKRWRAPRLILVLESNSITDRNRMGKSLEEVMGKFVKILHKFDKVWLQEERERLC; from the exons ATGGAGGGAATTGCCGATGGAATGGTGGGGAGTGTTGTCGGGAGTGGAGGTAGTGTAGTCGGCAAAGGTGTTGTAGGCAAGGATGGTTTTGGCAACGATGGGATTGATGGCAATGGAGGCAATGTGGCCTTTGGCAGAGTTGGGGCAGTCGGAAGTGAAGGCAGGGGGTTTGAGGGCAGAGGTGGCAGTGTGCCCTTGGGCAGTGTTGGTAGTGAGCTGGCTGGCAATGGAG TCAGCGGTTTAGGCAATGGGGTAGATGGCAATGGTGGCAAAGTGGCTTTTGGAAGAGGGGTAGTTGGAAGTGTAGGCAAGGGGTTTGACGGCAATGGTGGTAATGTGGCCTTGGGCAGTGCTGGAACCGAGGGCAACGGTGGCAGGGTGGCCTTGGGAAGTGTTGGTGCCGAGGGTAGTGGAGGCAATGTAGTCTTGGGCAGAGAGGGAATCGCGGGCACTACTGGCAATGCTGCTGGAGGAGCCGCTGGTGTGTCTAAAAGGTGGCGAGCTCCAAGGCTCATATTGGTGCTTGAGAGTAACAGCATCACAGACAGAAACCGAATGGGGAAAAGCTTGGAAGAAGTCATG GGAAAGTTTGTCAAGATTTTGCATAAGTTTGATAAGGTGTGGTTGCAGGAAGAGCGAGAAAGACTTTGTTAG
- the LOC126789318 gene encoding LOW QUALITY PROTEIN: uncharacterized protein LOC126789318 (The sequence of the model RefSeq protein was modified relative to this genomic sequence to represent the inferred CDS: inserted 1 base in 1 codon), with translation MIKPNKMRAASAITITPIPNSHFHYNNKPPAPIRLRLWASILSIAAANANRATMVTTAAASSCSSRGGAFTTLKETVTFEKEIKKRKFIALAAPVSDEHSAFSFLSQVKDARATHNCWAYKVGDQYRSNDDGEPSGTAGKPIQSVLXSSGIDKVMVVVIRYFGGIKLGTGGLVRAYEGVTSECLRNAPTHLVKSKVRMGVEVPFDLIGILYYQLQSFEVVDIKQDYETGKDGITMVTFQVDFDRVEKLEDAIKNNCSRELVFFKS, from the exons ATGATAAAACCGAATAAAATGCGAGCAGCTTCAGCAATCACAATCACGCCAATCCCCAATTCCCATTTCCATTACAACAACAAGCCGCCAGCTCCGATTAGGCTTCGTCTCTGGGCCTCCATTCTCAGCATCGCCGCCGCCAACGCCAACAGAGCCACCATGGTCACCACCGCCGCCGCCAGCAGCTGCAGCAGCCGCGGTGGCGCCTTCACCACACTCAAAGAAACCGTCACCTTCGAAAAAGAGATCAAGAAGAGAAAATTCATCGCCCTCGCCGCTCCCGTCTCCGACGAACACTCcgccttctccttcctctcccAG GTTAAGGATGCTCGTGCTACACACAATTGCTGGGCTTACAAG GTGGGGGATCAGTACCGGTCTAATGACGATGGAGAGCCGTCGGGGACGGCCGGGAAGCCCATTCAGTCTGTAT AGTCTTCAGGGATTGATAAAGTAATGGTTGTGGTTATTAG GTATTTTGGAGGTATTAAATTGGGGACTGGAGGACTAGTCAGGGCATATGAAGGAGTAACGTCAGAATGCTTGAGGAATGCCCCAACTCATCTTGTGAAATCGAAG GTAAGAATGGGCGTGGAGGTTCCATTTGATCTTATCGGCATTTTATATTATCAG CTACAATCTTTTGAAGTTGTAGacatcaaacaagattatgaAACTGGTAAAGATGGTATCACTATGGTTACCTTTCAAGTTGATTTTGACCGTGTTGAGAAATTAGAGGATGCTATCAAAAACAACTGTAGCCGGGAGTTGGTATTCTTTAAGAGCTGA